The genomic interval CTTGAGAATTTTGCCTATAGAATTGGAATTTCCATCTATCCATTCCTAACAGGATTTACTGTTTTACTTTTTTTAACTTTGTCAGTAGTTATTTCAAGAGCTTATCAAGCTACAAAAGTGGATGTTTTAAAATATCTTAAATACGAATAAAGCATTACCAAATAAAACTTTTTATAAACTTTGCTTCTTAGCGACTTTGCGAGCAATTTTCGAAAGTAAGAATTAAAAACTCTTAGAATGGAATCTCGCAAAGTCTTTAAGACGCAAAGTTATTTATATTGATTCTTAAACGATTTTGACATTCGTCAATGTTTTTTTCATCGATTAACTTTAATTTTGAAAATGATTAATTTTTGAGAGATGATGAGTGAACTTGAAGCTTTAATTCAAAGCAAATTACAATTGGAGAATGAGGAATTGAACTCCATTCTTTCCTGCTTTAAATTAGTGCAAGCAAAAAAAAATGAACAATTGCTTAAAAGCGGAGCAATTGCAGACAAAATATTTTTTATAAACAAAGGCTGTTTAAGACTTTACTACAGCACAGAAGATCATGCCATTGCAACTCGTTTTATGGCTTTTGAAGGTACATTTCTAACTTCAATTGTTAGCTTTATTTCAAGAGAACCAAGCGTCGAATATATTGAAGCCGTTGAAACTTCCGAGCTTTTGGCTATTTCTTATGAAGATTTTTTTAGACTTCGCAAGACTATTCCGCAATGGGACAAAATGTATATTTATATTTTAGAATACGGTTTAACAGTTATCACTTCTAAACTCAGCAGTTTACTAACGCAAAATGCAGCTGAACGCTACAGAAGTTTGCTTAAAAATAATCCTGAACTCATTCAAAGATTATCTAATGCTAATCTTGCTTCCTATCTTAATATTTCTCCTGAAACATTAAGCAGAATAAAATCGCAGATCTAACATACTGCAAAAAACAAAAACACAACATTTAAAAACATTTTTATCATGAGAAGTGATGAAGTAAAAAAAGGCGTTCAGAGAACGCCTCACAGATCGCTATTGCGTGCAACTGGCTTAAAAAACGAAGATTTCAACAAACCTTTTATTGGTGTTGCTAATTCATTTATTGAAATTATTCCGGGACATTTTTTCCTGAACAAAGTATCAGAGATTATCAAAGAAGAAATTCGTGCCAATGGATGCGTTCCGTTTGAATTTAATACTATCGGAATCGACGATGGAATTGCAATGGGACATGATGGAATGCTGTATTCGCTTCCTAGCCGAGAAATTATTGCCAATTCTATCGAAAGCGTTATGAATGCTCATAAACTAGACGCGATGATTGCCATTCCGAACTGCGATAAAATTGTTCCAGGTATGATTATGGGTGCTTTACGCGTTGATGTTCCGACTATTTTTGTAAGCGGCGGTCCAATGTCTAAAGGATACACAAAAAACGGAACTGCCATTGATCTAGCTTCTGCATTTGAGGCGGTTGGAAAACACGAAGCAGGAAAAATAACAGACGAAGAATTATACGATATTGAATGCAACGCCTGTCCAAGCGGCGGAAGCTGTTCTGGAATGTTTACCGCAAATTCTATGAATACTCTGATGGAAGCAATGGGAATTGCTCTTCCCGGAAACGGAACCATTTTGGCGCAAACTCCAGAACGTGAACAATTGTATCGTCAGGCGGCGAAAAGAATCTGCGATATTGCAAAAGATAAGCACGCGATAGAAAAATTCAAACTGAAAAATATCTTGAATGAAAATGCAATTCGTAATGCTTTTGCAGTTGATATGGCAATGGGCGGAAGCACAAATACTGTTTTACACATGCTTGCCATTGCAAATGAAGCAAATGTTGCTTTTAAGCTGCAAGACATTAATACCATTTCTGGCAATGTTGCGCATATTGCTAAAATTTCACCAAGTTTAAGCACCGTTCATATGGAAGATATTAACAGAGCTGGCGGTGTTAATGCGGTAATGAAAGAAATAAACAAAAGAGGTTCTGGCGTTTTAATTGATAATCTGACTATTGGTGGAGAAAGTTTATTAGAGAAAATTGCCAATGCAGAAATCAAAGACACAACCATCATTCATACTATTGATAATCCGTATAGTAAAGTTGGTGGTCTGGCGATTTTGTATGGAAATCTTGCCGAACAAGGGGCTGTAATTAAAACGGCAGGCTTAACTGGAGATCGCGTTTTTACAGGAAGTGCCGTTTGTTTTGACGGTCAAGCCGAAGCCATTGCCGGAATTATGATGGGAAAAGTAAAAGCTGGCAATGTAGTCGTAATCCGTTATGAAGGTCCAAAAGGCGGTCCGGGAATGCAGGAAATGCTTTCTCCAACCAGTTTAATTATGGGAATGGGGTTAGGAAGTTCGGTTGCTTTAATTACCGACGGACGATTCAGCGGTGCAACTAGAGGTGCTTCAATTGGACATGTTTCTCCAGAAGCTGCAGAAGGCGGAATGATTGGTTTGGTTCAAGATGGCGACGAAATTCATATTGATGTTGATCAATATATTTTGTCTGTAAATTTAACTGATGAAGAAATAGCCAAACGAAAAGCAGCTTTTAAACCAGTGAAAAAAACGTTAAATTCTAAATGGCTTTTGCAATATAGAGCATTGGTAACAAATGC from Flavobacterium sp. YJ01 carries:
- a CDS encoding Crp/Fnr family transcriptional regulator, which translates into the protein MMSELEALIQSKLQLENEELNSILSCFKLVQAKKNEQLLKSGAIADKIFFINKGCLRLYYSTEDHAIATRFMAFEGTFLTSIVSFISREPSVEYIEAVETSELLAISYEDFFRLRKTIPQWDKMYIYILEYGLTVITSKLSSLLTQNAAERYRSLLKNNPELIQRLSNANLASYLNISPETLSRIKSQI
- the ilvD gene encoding dihydroxy-acid dehydratase, with product MRSDEVKKGVQRTPHRSLLRATGLKNEDFNKPFIGVANSFIEIIPGHFFLNKVSEIIKEEIRANGCVPFEFNTIGIDDGIAMGHDGMLYSLPSREIIANSIESVMNAHKLDAMIAIPNCDKIVPGMIMGALRVDVPTIFVSGGPMSKGYTKNGTAIDLASAFEAVGKHEAGKITDEELYDIECNACPSGGSCSGMFTANSMNTLMEAMGIALPGNGTILAQTPEREQLYRQAAKRICDIAKDKHAIEKFKLKNILNENAIRNAFAVDMAMGGSTNTVLHMLAIANEANVAFKLQDINTISGNVAHIAKISPSLSTVHMEDINRAGGVNAVMKEINKRGSGVLIDNLTIGGESLLEKIANAEIKDTTIIHTIDNPYSKVGGLAILYGNLAEQGAVIKTAGLTGDRVFTGSAVCFDGQAEAIAGIMMGKVKAGNVVVIRYEGPKGGPGMQEMLSPTSLIMGMGLGSSVALITDGRFSGATRGASIGHVSPEAAEGGMIGLVQDGDEIHIDVDQYILSVNLTDEEIAKRKAAFKPVKKTLNSKWLLQYRALVTNASTGAILRTDLD